One Legionella lansingensis genomic region harbors:
- the argF gene encoding ornithine carbamoyltransferase — protein MSLFPLQAQVKHSSKLKHLLTGKELSPDDILKILKLAAAIKKNPSHYHNALVGKNLAMIFEKPSFRTRLSFTLAMENLGGRAIESISNTRKHEEPGDLIRVLNGYCDFVMVRTHDDKGLEEMARYATIPIINGLSALYHPCQVLADLLSLQECFGALNGLTLAYIGDGNNVLHSLLLMAPQVGVKINYCCPTEHQPDPDILSYSKNLFDSMVTNYSIPEDAVQNAHAVYTDVWTSMGFEQQRSENHFHGFQVNESLMSQAKPEAVFMHCMPMERGKEVSVTLPDSPCSIIFLQSENRLHVQKALLMFLGV, from the coding sequence ATGTCGTTATTTCCGTTGCAAGCACAAGTTAAACATTCCAGTAAACTCAAGCATCTGTTAACTGGTAAAGAGTTAAGTCCCGATGATATTTTAAAAATACTCAAATTAGCTGCTGCCATTAAAAAAAATCCCTCCCATTATCACAATGCTCTTGTTGGCAAAAACTTAGCTATGATTTTTGAAAAACCCTCCTTTCGTACCAGGTTAAGTTTTACTCTAGCCATGGAGAATTTGGGTGGAAGAGCGATAGAAAGTATTAGCAACACGCGCAAGCATGAGGAGCCAGGTGATTTAATACGCGTATTAAATGGCTATTGCGATTTTGTTATGGTGCGCACGCATGACGACAAGGGTTTAGAAGAAATGGCAAGATATGCAACCATACCCATCATTAATGGTTTATCGGCTTTATATCATCCTTGCCAGGTTCTCGCCGATTTACTTTCCTTACAGGAGTGCTTTGGCGCACTTAATGGTTTAACTCTGGCTTATATTGGTGATGGTAACAATGTTCTCCACAGTCTGTTGCTCATGGCTCCTCAGGTAGGGGTAAAAATTAACTATTGCTGTCCTACCGAACATCAGCCTGATCCAGACATCTTATCGTACAGTAAGAACTTATTTGATTCGATGGTTACCAATTATTCCATTCCTGAGGACGCTGTTCAGAATGCTCATGCTGTCTATACCGATGTTTGGACAAGTATGGGTTTTGAACAACAGCGGAGCGAAAACCATTTTCATGGATTCCAGGTGAATGAATCGTTAATGTCTCAGGCAAAACCAGAGGCTGTTTTCATGCATTGCATGCCGATGGAGCGTGGTAAAGAAGTATCAGTAACATTGCCAGATAGTCCGTGTTCCATCATCTTTTTGCAAAGTGAAAATCGGTTACATGTACAAAAAGCATTGTTAATGTTTTTGGGGGTTTGA
- a CDS encoding GIY-YIG nuclease family protein translates to MFFVYILQCRDKSYYTGHTDNLENRLYQHQNKLLPNCYTSTRLPVNLMYSQAFPSREEALAAEQQIKGWTRRKKEALIHQNWQSLSNYAKRASRRR, encoded by the coding sequence ATGTTTTTTGTCTACATTCTTCAATGTCGGGATAAAAGTTATTACACAGGTCATACTGATAACCTTGAAAATCGATTATATCAACATCAAAATAAACTGCTTCCAAATTGTTATACCAGCACACGGCTGCCAGTTAATTTGATGTATTCACAAGCATTTCCCTCACGAGAAGAGGCACTTGCTGCAGAGCAACAAATCAAAGGATGGACTCGTAGAAAAAAAGAAGCGCTCATCCATCAAAATTGGCAATCGCTGTCAAACTATGCGAAGCGTGCTTCGAGACGGCGCTAA
- a CDS encoding ABC transporter ATP-binding protein: protein MNPYFNLIQTVWENGKPWRRTIVGYYLAYIVAQSLMGLNPYAFGRTIDVLQHFQPGRLHEVIFWLVFGVVLHPLFWIFHGPARVVERKVALKVQQSFLLDIYKKLTQLPLKWHQDHHSGNIITRLNRSASSLKRFAEEQFIYIEIIIKFVVSIAFLFWISLPVGILSALSCVIAAMTVILFDRKLIPLYESENDVENHIGAGLFDYISNITTVLTLRLAQLTQHNLFQRLLAIWPFFRREAVLNEVKWFAMNMLLTVAQSIILIGYIVYHLKAADAVLIGTVVMIFRYQWDLSEVFYSLSMHYSELVRMNTDVRGVQPILDDIHRLAHRIPGASVAEKWHKIAIVDLNFSHNGHEHAIIRHLNLTINRGEKIALIGSSGAGKSTLLNLLSGLYVPDNVKLLIDGIEFNSLEPMHAITTLIPQEPEIFENTIAFNITMDLEAEPNVIEKVVKLSCFLPILEKLPLGLETDIREKGLNLSVGQKQRLALARGLFAARFSSLILMDEPTSSVDLATEKKILSGVIGNYHDATMIVSLHRLHLLPQFDRIIMLDQGEIIADGQTSELLTIDGPVKELWSKYQARK, encoded by the coding sequence ATGAACCCATATTTTAATTTAATCCAAACAGTCTGGGAAAATGGTAAACCCTGGCGCCGCACAATTGTTGGTTATTATTTAGCTTATATTGTGGCGCAAAGTTTAATGGGTTTAAACCCTTATGCTTTTGGTAGAACAATCGATGTATTACAACATTTTCAGCCAGGAAGACTGCATGAAGTCATTTTCTGGCTTGTTTTTGGTGTTGTATTGCATCCTCTTTTTTGGATTTTTCATGGACCCGCGCGAGTTGTTGAGCGTAAAGTGGCTTTAAAAGTTCAGCAATCTTTTCTATTGGATATTTATAAAAAACTCACACAGTTACCCTTAAAGTGGCATCAAGATCATCATTCCGGCAATATCATTACCCGATTAAATCGTTCTGCTTCCTCACTAAAGCGATTTGCCGAAGAGCAATTTATTTATATAGAAATCATCATAAAATTTGTTGTTTCTATCGCCTTCTTGTTTTGGATTTCATTACCTGTGGGCATTTTAAGTGCTCTCTCCTGTGTGATAGCCGCAATGACGGTTATTTTATTCGATCGCAAATTAATTCCATTGTATGAGTCTGAAAATGACGTTGAAAATCATATTGGAGCAGGACTGTTCGATTACATTAGTAACATCACCACCGTGTTAACGCTTCGCCTGGCACAATTAACTCAACACAATCTATTTCAGCGACTGTTGGCCATTTGGCCATTCTTTAGAAGAGAGGCTGTGCTCAATGAAGTAAAATGGTTTGCAATGAACATGTTATTGACTGTTGCGCAGTCGATTATTTTAATTGGGTATATTGTTTACCATTTAAAAGCGGCAGATGCTGTTCTGATTGGCACCGTGGTGATGATTTTTCGCTATCAGTGGGATCTCAGCGAAGTCTTTTATAGTTTGAGTATGCATTACAGTGAATTAGTGCGTATGAATACAGACGTTAGGGGTGTGCAGCCGATTCTTGATGATATTCATCGCTTGGCTCACCGCATACCTGGTGCCTCTGTCGCTGAAAAATGGCATAAGATAGCGATTGTTGACCTCAATTTCTCACATAATGGTCACGAACATGCTATTATCCGCCATTTAAATCTAACCATTAACCGCGGCGAAAAAATTGCCTTAATTGGCTCAAGTGGTGCGGGAAAAAGTACCTTACTTAACCTCTTGTCGGGTCTATATGTCCCTGACAACGTCAAGCTTCTGATAGACGGCATTGAATTTAATTCACTTGAACCCATGCATGCCATCACAACATTGATTCCGCAAGAACCAGAAATTTTTGAGAATACCATTGCTTTTAATATCACCATGGATCTCGAAGCAGAACCAAACGTCATTGAAAAGGTGGTTAAATTATCATGTTTCTTGCCCATTTTAGAAAAACTTCCTTTGGGGCTTGAAACAGATATCAGAGAAAAAGGGCTAAACCTTTCAGTCGGTCAAAAACAAAGGCTTGCGCTGGCACGCGGATTGTTTGCAGCACGGTTTAGTTCATTGATTTTAATGGATGAACCGACATCCAGTGTTGATCTGGCAACGGAGAAAAAGATACTTTCGGGTGTCATTGGCAATTATCACGATGCAACGATGATTGTTTCACTCCATCGGCTGCATTTACTGCCACAATTTGATCGTATCATCATGCTTGATCAGGGTGAAATCATTGCCGATGGGCAAACATCAGAGCTGCTAACGATAGATGGTCCTGTGAAAGAGCTTTGGAGCAAATATCAGGCACGTAAGTGA
- a CDS encoding IS110 family RNA-guided transposase, which translates to MSAYEFVGIDIAKDKFDSALSIDNRYKHAVFSNSKKGYEDFLKWLNQYASSPWVCMEATGHYSEGLADFLVEKGVRVSVVNPFQVKSFAKACLARNKNDTIDAKITAQFCQRMEPRIYQSSSAEQKEIKELTKVLDMLKVQVIQLTNQLHSIRGRAAQKSLKKMIEKRKQEIKAIQQQIDELISNNQQLQEKLDLLLSIKGIGKLTAYYVLARMPDIQCFQTAKQFAAYIGITPKQHQSGSLIGKTTLSRLGDSRLRKALYMAALVAKRYNKALDGFVKRLQCNGKTPKTIICAVMRKLAHIIFGVLKNKQPFNENLGCF; encoded by the coding sequence ATGAGTGCATATGAATTTGTAGGTATTGATATTGCCAAGGATAAATTTGATAGTGCTCTAAGCATCGATAATCGCTATAAACATGCTGTCTTCTCAAATTCAAAGAAAGGCTATGAAGATTTCCTTAAATGGCTTAATCAATATGCATCATCTCCTTGGGTGTGCATGGAAGCAACAGGTCATTATAGTGAGGGACTTGCTGATTTCTTAGTGGAGAAAGGTGTTCGCGTCAGTGTTGTAAATCCCTTCCAGGTTAAGAGTTTTGCTAAAGCCTGCCTAGCCCGTAATAAAAATGATACGATTGACGCTAAAATCACCGCTCAATTTTGTCAACGAATGGAACCACGCATTTATCAATCCAGCTCTGCAGAGCAAAAGGAAATCAAAGAATTAACCAAAGTATTGGATATGTTGAAAGTTCAGGTTATTCAATTAACAAACCAACTGCATAGTATTAGAGGTCGTGCGGCACAGAAAAGCTTAAAGAAAATGATAGAAAAACGTAAGCAAGAAATAAAAGCGATTCAACAACAAATTGATGAGTTAATTAGCAATAATCAACAACTTCAAGAAAAATTGGACTTGTTACTTTCTATCAAAGGCATAGGCAAACTCACTGCTTATTATGTGCTGGCACGAATGCCTGATATCCAGTGCTTTCAAACAGCCAAACAATTTGCCGCCTATATAGGTATCACCCCCAAACAACATCAATCCGGCTCTCTCATTGGCAAAACAACTCTCTCAAGACTCGGAGATAGTCGATTAAGAAAGGCTCTTTACATGGCTGCTTTAGTCGCCAAACGCTACAATAAAGCTTTGGATGGCTTTGTCAAAAGACTCCAATGCAATGGAAAAACTCCAAAAACTATAATTTGTGCCGTGATGCGTAAATTGGCTCATATCATTTTTGGAGTCCTAAAAAATAAGCAACCTTTTAACGAAAATTTAGGTTGCTTTTGA
- a CDS encoding uracil-DNA glycosylase — protein MSHTLHPYYLQTMGVDVWLERKHSSSCTAQLSHLALQVASCERCVLHKTRSQTVFSRGNPQAKLMIIGEAPGFYEDKQGLPFVGKAGMLLNQMLQSIGLTENDVYIANVLKCRPPENRDPKPEEISQCSSYLTRQIELINPHLILALGRFAGQFLMNQLLPLNKLRQQIHKYNNFPFMVSYHPAYLLRNPIDKKKAYIDLRAVKQFLAEKS, from the coding sequence ATGTCACATACACTGCATCCTTATTATTTGCAAACCATGGGCGTGGACGTTTGGCTTGAACGCAAACACTCTTCTTCCTGCACAGCTCAGTTATCACATTTAGCACTACAAGTGGCCTCCTGTGAGCGATGTGTGTTACATAAAACACGCAGCCAAACAGTATTTTCTCGTGGGAATCCTCAGGCAAAATTAATGATTATTGGGGAAGCCCCAGGCTTTTATGAGGACAAACAGGGTCTACCTTTTGTGGGGAAGGCCGGTATGTTATTAAATCAAATGCTGCAAAGCATTGGTTTAACTGAGAACGATGTTTATATTGCTAATGTTTTGAAGTGCAGGCCCCCTGAGAATCGCGATCCCAAACCGGAAGAAATTTCTCAATGCAGTTCTTATCTGACCAGACAAATTGAATTAATTAACCCACACCTCATTCTTGCACTCGGTCGATTTGCTGGCCAGTTTTTAATGAATCAATTACTACCTCTCAATAAGTTGCGTCAGCAGATTCACAAATACAATAACTTCCCGTTTATGGTGAGTTATCACCCAGCTTATTTATTGCGCAACCCCATCGATAAGAAAAAAGCTTATATTGATCTCAGGGCTGTAAAACAATTCTTAGCGGAAAAATCGTGA
- a CDS encoding GspH/FimT family protein: MAIHYARDMALLHGSRLALAPLSGTEDWSYGMILFVDNKNHKYQPGDQVIHQWQWHHPRLRVRWRGFQSNAYLLFSSDLKHAATTGHFALLTAQSKQVKLVVNRFGRVSKQAVE; encoded by the coding sequence ATGGCAATACATTATGCCAGAGATATGGCTTTACTTCATGGAAGTCGCTTGGCTTTAGCCCCCTTGTCAGGCACTGAGGATTGGTCTTATGGCATGATTCTTTTTGTTGATAACAAGAACCACAAATACCAACCAGGGGATCAGGTTATTCATCAATGGCAATGGCATCATCCAAGATTGCGAGTGAGATGGAGGGGGTTTCAATCGAATGCTTACCTTTTATTTTCTAGCGATTTAAAACATGCGGCTACAACGGGACATTTTGCTCTCCTCACCGCGCAATCTAAGCAGGTAAAATTAGTGGTTAATCGATTTGGCCGAGTGAGCAAGCAAGCTGTAGAGTGA
- a CDS encoding chorismate--pyruvate lyase family protein produces MLIEATKLLTFACSPPAELLPWLIYEQSLTDKLKREVGEAKLSVLKQRWNSPIWWDRFILDLSPSQLVIHREILMCANDTTCWYARTIIPEHSYQANPGFFARLKQESLGSIIFNTAAVKRHQMFYYPVNSSSLEYHWCCDFLTERCDYLWARLSVFSLMKDDPFYLVEILLPGVIRIRC; encoded by the coding sequence ATGCTCATTGAAGCCACAAAACTACTAACATTCGCTTGCAGTCCACCTGCAGAATTGTTACCTTGGCTTATATATGAACAATCGTTAACTGACAAACTAAAAAGGGAGGTAGGGGAAGCCAAGCTAAGCGTTCTTAAGCAACGCTGGAATAGTCCAATCTGGTGGGATAGATTTATTTTAGACTTATCCCCTTCACAATTAGTGATTCATCGAGAAATATTGATGTGTGCTAATGATACAACTTGTTGGTACGCTAGAACGATTATTCCTGAACATTCTTATCAAGCTAATCCTGGATTTTTTGCCAGATTAAAGCAAGAATCTTTAGGGAGTATCATTTTTAATACGGCTGCAGTTAAACGTCATCAGATGTTTTATTATCCTGTTAATTCATCTTCCTTAGAATATCATTGGTGTTGTGATTTCTTGACAGAGCGATGTGATTATCTCTGGGCCCGGTTATCCGTGTTTTCATTAATGAAAGATGATCCATTTTATCTTGTAGAAATACTTTTGCCTGGCGTAATAAGGATAAGATGTTGA
- the ubiA gene encoding 4-hydroxybenzoate octaprenyltransferase — protein MLNWRAYLKLMRFHRPIGILLLWWPTAWALWLAHQGSPPLPLIVLFLLGTIFMRAAGCVVNDIADRHIDLHVQRTKNRPLTAGDVGLLEALVLLCMLLFVSLLILLQLPKVCFYYALMAVSITVLYPFCKRFLQSPQLVLGIAFSMGIPMAYAASNRMPDKTMLILLLINFLWIIAYDTEYAMVDREDDLRIGVKSTAILFAAYDKLIIAILQFLFHFCWLPLGVMLTSLSFWFCWGIAGLNLLYQQKLLSKRKPADCLRAFSSNHWYGLIMWIAITTVWPPNFVLF, from the coding sequence ATGTTGAACTGGCGAGCCTATTTAAAATTAATGCGTTTTCATAGGCCAATAGGCATTTTGCTCCTATGGTGGCCGACTGCTTGGGCGCTTTGGCTTGCTCATCAGGGTAGCCCTCCTCTGCCATTAATTGTTTTATTCCTGCTAGGCACTATTTTCATGCGCGCGGCGGGCTGTGTGGTGAATGATATTGCTGATAGACACATTGACCTGCATGTTCAACGCACAAAAAACAGACCTTTGACCGCTGGGGACGTGGGTTTGCTTGAAGCTTTGGTTTTACTTTGTATGTTACTGTTTGTTTCATTGCTGATTTTGCTGCAATTGCCCAAGGTTTGCTTTTATTACGCTTTAATGGCCGTATCTATTACTGTTTTATATCCCTTCTGTAAACGCTTTCTCCAAAGCCCACAGCTTGTTCTTGGCATCGCGTTTTCAATGGGTATTCCAATGGCCTATGCGGCTTCAAATCGTATGCCCGACAAAACAATGTTAATCTTATTACTGATTAATTTCCTGTGGATTATCGCTTATGACACGGAATATGCGATGGTTGATCGTGAGGATGATTTACGCATTGGTGTCAAATCGACTGCCATTCTCTTTGCCGCTTATGACAAGTTGATTATTGCTATCTTGCAGTTCCTATTTCATTTTTGCTGGCTGCCTCTAGGCGTGATGTTGACGTCATTGTCATTTTGGTTTTGCTGGGGAATTGCGGGCTTAAATTTACTCTATCAACAAAAGCTTCTAAGCAAACGTAAACCAGCAGATTGCTTAAGAGCATTTTCATCCAACCATTGGTATGGGTTAATAATGTGGATTGCTATTACTACAGTGTGGCCGCCTAATTTTGTATTATTTTAA
- a CDS encoding nitric-oxide reductase large subunit, whose translation MQTTIKSNGNTEETSPWWRRAVLITMAIGFSILLLLTTKVYQDAPPIPEKVMNPQGNVLFGKKNIMAGQAVFLKYGLMDNGSVWGHGAYLGPDFSANYLHNLTQTMDKTISEKQYQRAFDQLNEEEQTIVRSLTRSALKKNRYDPQTGRLIYTEGEAVSYHNQIDWWARYFAKSSGNGGLPANFITKGDELNDLVAFFAWTAWASVTNRPGQSVTYTNNFPYDPQAGNLPSGAATFWSAISLIALLGGTALVLLAFGKFDYLGWKRSKEKILPRFKIGQPTSSQRATIKFFVIVMFLFLAQTLVGGLTAHYRAEPGDFYGYDISEIFPSNVVRTWHLQLAIFWIATSYVAGALLLSRELGGREAKYQTQLIHLLFTALFIVVVGSLLGEWAGTFQWLGKYWFWFGQQGWEYLELGRVWQIGLAIGLVFWLVLLVRNIIPVLNDPELSEISRLFFFAALAIPLFYLPAMFFDSATHFSIVDTWRFWIIHLWVEGFFEFFVTVLVALILMGLGVVTRATGTRVIYLDAILYFGGGVVGTGHHWYFNGHSEANMALSAIFSAMEVIPLTLLTLDAWDFIRVTEMERLPSGEHVHIPHKWTFYFIMAVGFWNFVGAGVFGFLINLPIVSYFEIGTMLTPNHGHAAMMGVFGMLAMALLVFSIRHVSSDSQWHKLEKYVKISFIGLNLGLFLMLVSSLFPGGVLQLLDVLNNGYWHARSLDYTGQKSARLIEWLRTPADLIFIVFGVVPLMIAVIRCYLNTRTTSYS comes from the coding sequence ATGCAAACAACAATTAAATCAAATGGGAATACTGAAGAGACATCACCTTGGTGGCGAAGAGCCGTGCTGATTACCATGGCTATTGGATTTTCAATTCTTCTTTTGCTCACGACCAAGGTCTATCAAGATGCGCCTCCAATTCCTGAAAAGGTGATGAATCCTCAGGGCAATGTGCTTTTTGGTAAAAAAAATATTATGGCCGGGCAGGCCGTTTTTCTCAAATATGGTTTGATGGACAATGGTAGCGTTTGGGGGCATGGTGCTTATCTTGGTCCGGATTTTTCAGCAAACTATTTACATAATTTGACGCAAACAATGGATAAAACTATCTCCGAAAAGCAGTATCAGCGGGCATTTGACCAACTCAATGAGGAAGAACAAACGATTGTGCGTTCTCTCACTCGTAGCGCACTAAAAAAGAATCGTTATGATCCCCAAACTGGCCGATTGATTTATACTGAAGGAGAAGCCGTATCCTATCATAACCAGATAGATTGGTGGGCGCGTTATTTTGCAAAATCGTCGGGGAATGGTGGTTTGCCAGCGAATTTTATTACAAAAGGTGATGAGTTAAATGATTTAGTAGCGTTTTTTGCCTGGACTGCTTGGGCTTCTGTCACAAATAGACCCGGACAGTCCGTTACCTATACCAATAATTTTCCCTACGATCCGCAAGCAGGAAATTTGCCAAGTGGCGCTGCTACTTTTTGGAGCGCCATCAGTTTGATCGCATTACTCGGCGGAACGGCTCTAGTGTTGCTGGCATTTGGGAAATTTGACTATCTGGGATGGAAGCGAAGTAAGGAAAAAATCCTTCCGCGATTTAAAATTGGCCAACCGACTTCCAGCCAAAGAGCTACAATAAAATTTTTCGTTATCGTGATGTTCCTGTTTTTGGCACAAACTCTGGTAGGCGGACTAACTGCGCATTACCGTGCGGAACCAGGCGATTTTTATGGTTACGATATATCAGAAATATTTCCAAGTAATGTAGTGCGTACCTGGCATTTACAACTCGCTATTTTCTGGATAGCAACCTCTTATGTGGCGGGTGCTTTGTTATTATCCCGTGAGTTAGGCGGTCGCGAAGCAAAATATCAAACGCAGCTTATTCATCTGCTGTTTACTGCGCTATTTATTGTTGTAGTGGGTAGTTTATTAGGGGAGTGGGCCGGCACATTTCAGTGGCTGGGCAAATACTGGTTTTGGTTTGGTCAGCAAGGTTGGGAATATTTAGAGCTTGGCCGTGTATGGCAGATAGGTCTTGCAATAGGATTGGTTTTCTGGCTAGTTTTGTTGGTGAGAAATATCATTCCAGTGTTGAACGACCCTGAATTATCGGAAATTTCTCGTTTGTTCTTTTTTGCAGCGCTTGCCATCCCGCTTTTCTATTTGCCCGCCATGTTTTTTGATAGTGCTACTCATTTTTCCATCGTAGATACCTGGCGGTTCTGGATTATCCATTTATGGGTTGAAGGGTTTTTTGAATTCTTCGTTACAGTATTGGTCGCTTTGATATTAATGGGGCTTGGTGTCGTGACTCGAGCAACAGGCACCCGCGTTATTTATTTGGATGCCATCTTGTATTTTGGCGGCGGAGTAGTGGGAACTGGTCATCACTGGTACTTTAATGGTCATAGCGAGGCTAACATGGCTTTAAGCGCTATTTTTTCCGCTATGGAAGTGATTCCATTAACACTGCTGACACTAGATGCTTGGGATTTTATCCGAGTCACCGAGATGGAGCGTTTACCTTCGGGTGAGCATGTTCATATTCCACATAAATGGACTTTTTATTTTATTATGGCGGTGGGTTTTTGGAACTTCGTGGGTGCTGGTGTTTTTGGTTTTCTCATTAATTTGCCTATCGTCAGTTATTTTGAAATTGGCACAATGCTTACACCTAACCATGGTCATGCCGCCATGATGGGTGTGTTTGGGATGTTGGCAATGGCCCTGCTTGTTTTTTCAATACGCCATGTTTCTAGCGACTCCCAATGGCACAAGCTGGAAAAGTACGTAAAAATTTCTTTTATTGGCTTAAATCTTGGTCTTTTTCTGATGTTGGTTTCCAGTTTATTCCCTGGCGGTGTTCTCCAATTATTGGATGTTTTAAATAATGGATATTGGCATGCCAGAAGCCTGGATTATACTGGCCAGAAATCCGCGCGACTTATTGAGTGGCTGCGGACACCTGCCGATTTAATCTTTATTGTGTTTGGAGTTGTGCCTTTGATGATTGCCGTGATTCGTTGTTATTTGAATACCCGAACTACGAGCTATTCGTAG
- the deoC gene encoding deoxyribose-phosphate aldolase, protein MTLESQFLAALGSMNEAAWDTVELKSKAISLIDLTLLNEAATAQTIQSLKHKARTHHVAAICVLPQHIQLLAPAEPIKVATVVNFPTGNATTREVLSEIDEITANTIIDEIDYVFPYQSYLAGKQAFALSQCQQVYSHCKKHELTFKVILETGALPNLDCIYQLSSEVIMNGCDFLKTSTGKISKGASPAAAFAMLKAIHDSKRPCGFKVSGGIRQPAQACTYICLAKQMLHRELDPSWFRIGASSLLDALVDKFGTIH, encoded by the coding sequence ATGACTCTCGAAAGCCAATTTTTAGCGGCTCTTGGCTCCATGAATGAAGCTGCCTGGGATACCGTAGAGCTTAAATCTAAAGCCATTTCATTGATTGATTTAACTTTACTTAATGAAGCAGCTACTGCTCAAACGATACAGTCTCTTAAGCATAAGGCTCGTACCCATCATGTGGCAGCTATCTGTGTTCTGCCACAACATATACAGCTGCTTGCTCCTGCAGAGCCCATCAAAGTTGCTACAGTGGTTAACTTTCCTACCGGTAATGCAACAACCAGAGAAGTGCTATCAGAGATTGATGAAATCACAGCAAATACAATCATCGATGAAATAGATTACGTTTTCCCCTACCAAAGTTATTTAGCAGGAAAACAAGCGTTTGCGCTATCGCAATGTCAGCAGGTCTATTCTCATTGTAAGAAGCATGAGCTAACCTTCAAAGTAATTTTAGAAACAGGCGCTTTGCCTAACTTAGATTGCATTTATCAGTTAAGTTCAGAAGTGATCATGAATGGCTGCGATTTCTTGAAAACTTCAACGGGCAAAATAAGTAAAGGGGCTAGTCCTGCAGCAGCGTTTGCCATGCTAAAGGCTATACACGATAGCAAACGCCCTTGTGGCTTTAAGGTTTCCGGGGGCATCAGACAGCCTGCGCAAGCTTGTACCTATATATGCCTCGCTAAGCAAATGCTTCATCGTGAATTAGATCCATCTTGGTTTCGCATTGGCGCAAGCAGTTTACTAGATGCTCTGGTAGATAAATTCGGGACCATTCATTAA
- a CDS encoding purine-nucleoside phosphorylase, translating to MTQTNMTSAHLAAEQIKKKVPHFKPVIGIVLGSGLGSFAEQLEDAVSIPYEELPGFPKLTVQGHGGKLVLGYLSGVGVVCLQGRAHTYEGNSYDAVKTYVRTLKLLGCEYFFATNASGSLREDVGPGELMLITDHINMQPGNPLVGANDDEFGPRFFPLDNAYDQETRENLLHIAHKENISLNQGVYLSVLGPNYETAAEIRAFRILGADAVGMSTVPEVLVANHCGMKVAVIATITNYATGLAHTSHSHEAVVLMASKGAEKLNRLLKHFIENLA from the coding sequence ATGACGCAAACAAATATGACTTCCGCCCATTTAGCCGCGGAACAAATAAAGAAAAAGGTTCCTCACTTCAAGCCGGTTATAGGAATTGTCTTAGGATCAGGTTTGGGCAGTTTTGCTGAGCAATTAGAAGATGCCGTTTCCATTCCTTATGAAGAACTACCAGGCTTTCCTAAACTGACCGTACAGGGACATGGGGGGAAGCTGGTTTTGGGGTATTTGTCAGGAGTGGGTGTAGTGTGCCTCCAAGGACGTGCTCACACTTATGAGGGAAATAGCTACGACGCGGTGAAAACGTATGTGCGCACCCTGAAATTGCTCGGATGTGAGTATTTTTTTGCCACCAATGCTTCTGGTTCACTTCGTGAAGACGTTGGCCCAGGTGAATTGATGTTAATCACGGATCACATTAACATGCAACCTGGGAATCCTTTGGTTGGTGCGAATGACGATGAATTTGGTCCTCGCTTTTTCCCTTTAGATAATGCCTATGATCAAGAGACTCGAGAAAATTTATTGCATATTGCCCATAAAGAAAACATTTCTCTCAATCAAGGTGTGTATCTTTCAGTCCTAGGCCCTAACTATGAAACCGCCGCCGAGATCAGAGCATTTCGCATTCTTGGGGCTGATGCTGTGGGAATGTCAACCGTACCTGAGGTTTTAGTAGCTAATCATTGCGGAATGAAAGTTGCGGTCATTGCAACGATAACAAATTATGCAACCGGTCTTGCCCATACTAGCCATAGCCATGAAGCGGTAGTCCTTATGGCCTCTAAGGGCGCCGAAAAACTCAATCGCCTGCTCAAACATTTTATCGAGAACTTAGCATGA
- the cdd gene encoding cytidine deaminase, whose amino-acid sequence MVELTKAMIRHAREVLENAYAPYSNYKVASCLSSEDDNFYVGVNVENAAYGLSVCAETSAISQMIAAGKRKIKHLVVLNNAHVICSPCGACRQRIFEFSTPETTIHLCNGESVIESMRIDELLPNAFRFKP is encoded by the coding sequence ATGGTCGAGTTAACAAAAGCAATGATAAGGCATGCAAGGGAAGTCTTGGAGAATGCTTATGCACCCTACTCCAATTACAAAGTGGCTTCATGCTTATCTAGTGAAGATGACAATTTCTATGTCGGCGTTAACGTGGAAAATGCCGCCTATGGCCTGTCTGTTTGTGCTGAAACATCAGCCATTAGCCAGATGATTGCAGCAGGAAAAAGAAAAATTAAACATCTTGTTGTGCTCAACAATGCTCATGTTATTTGCTCACCATGTGGAGCTTGTCGTCAGCGAATTTTTGAGTTTTCTACACCAGAGACAACAATTCATTTATGTAATGGGGAGAGTGTAATAGAATCCATGCGTATTGATGAATTATTACCCAATGCTTTTAGATTTAAACCTTAA